In one window of Fodinibius salicampi DNA:
- a CDS encoding purine-cytosine permease family protein gives MSNFLQRLDARLDSIDEYEREAVPANKRKGWKGFLGMYAGEHTAGTEFVIGPLFVAHGVAAVDLIWGLILGNILAVLSWAFLCAPVAVKTKLTLYWQLRKICGSKLALIYNIVNALMFCFLAGSMIAVAATAVGLPFGIDMPGLGDWLPTSLGWILTVFVVGLVITIIAILGYDYVARFANIAFPWMILVFIAAALAVLPELGVTSISDFWPVAKESIWTGVPAEGQSKFTFWHVMFFAWFANMAMHIGMSDMSILRFAEKWQHGFSSATGMFFGHFIAWMASGILTAAAAGAIAPGIIAYNSAGVAGAICVVIAGWTTANPTIYRAGLAFQAVTPNWKRWKVTLFTGLVTTIFACFPALVMKLLDFVALYGLVLMPMGAVIFLDVMVFPKMNLQSNLAEAVGLNFNWAAGLTWFVTLLLCLFINFYMGIEIFFLGLPGWFIAVLLYIGLSYYYQKDYRPAVAKSSAN, from the coding sequence ATGAGTAATTTTCTTCAGCGGTTAGATGCTCGACTTGATTCTATAGATGAGTATGAACGGGAAGCAGTTCCCGCAAATAAGCGTAAAGGCTGGAAAGGTTTTTTAGGGATGTATGCCGGGGAGCATACCGCGGGTACCGAATTCGTTATCGGTCCGCTTTTTGTTGCCCATGGCGTAGCTGCTGTTGACCTTATCTGGGGTTTGATCCTGGGCAATATATTGGCTGTTTTAAGCTGGGCTTTTTTATGTGCTCCGGTAGCAGTAAAAACAAAACTTACCTTATATTGGCAACTGAGAAAAATTTGTGGATCAAAATTGGCACTGATCTATAACATTGTCAATGCACTGATGTTCTGCTTTTTAGCGGGATCGATGATTGCCGTTGCTGCTACAGCAGTAGGTTTACCCTTTGGCATAGATATGCCGGGTCTGGGTGATTGGTTACCTACGAGCCTGGGATGGATATTAACGGTCTTTGTAGTGGGTTTGGTTATAACTATTATAGCAATCTTAGGTTATGACTATGTAGCACGTTTTGCTAATATTGCATTCCCCTGGATGATTTTGGTATTTATTGCAGCTGCATTGGCCGTATTGCCTGAGTTGGGTGTTACCTCGATCTCTGATTTTTGGCCTGTTGCCAAAGAAAGTATTTGGACTGGGGTTCCCGCTGAGGGACAAAGCAAGTTTACGTTCTGGCACGTCATGTTTTTCGCTTGGTTTGCCAATATGGCGATGCATATCGGAATGTCAGATATGTCTATATTACGATTCGCAGAAAAGTGGCAACATGGATTCTCCTCGGCAACAGGAATGTTTTTTGGACATTTTATTGCCTGGATGGCATCGGGTATTCTTACCGCTGCCGCAGCAGGTGCTATTGCTCCTGGAATTATTGCCTATAACAGTGCGGGGGTAGCTGGTGCTATTTGTGTGGTTATTGCCGGATGGACGACTGCCAATCCGACGATTTATCGGGCCGGATTGGCTTTTCAAGCTGTTACCCCCAACTGGAAGCGATGGAAAGTAACACTGTTTACAGGCTTGGTCACTACGATCTTTGCATGTTTCCCCGCTCTTGTGATGAAACTGCTGGACTTTGTAGCACTGTATGGGTTAGTGTTGATGCCCATGGGAGCGGTTATCTTTCTGGATGTGATGGTCTTCCCTAAAATGAATTTGCAAAGCAACCTTGCGGAAGCTGTAGGCCTAAATTTTAACTGGGCAGCGGGTTTGACATGGTTTGTGACCCTGCTCTTATGTCTGTTTATTAATTTTTATATGGGCATTGAAATCTTCTTTCTGGGGCTGCCAGGCTGGTTTATCGCTGTATTGCTGTATATTGGTTTAAGTTACTATTACCAAAAAGATTATCGCCCCGCTGTTGCTAAGAGTTCTGCCAACTGA
- a CDS encoding bifunctional rhamnulose-1-phosphate aldolase/short-chain dehydrogenase encodes MAKSTVESYFRKVESKWNAQEVKGKDPLARLVYRSNLLGSDAYINNTGGGNTSSKVMEEDPITGEEVEVLWVKGSGGDLRTATKPNFASLYQQRLLDLQEVYANFENTGLKTPAEDKMTEMYPHCTFNLNPRAPSIDTPLHSFIPYKFVDHTHPVPIIAIATADNGEELMKEIYGDRLAWVDWMRPGFELGLKLEETIEENPGIEGIILGGHGLINWSNDDKECYELSLELINQAADYLSEHELGEESYGGQYYESLPKEERRGVLSEILPHIRGQISKENKFIGTIQDDDLTMQFINSKDAPELAELGTSCPDHFIRTKIKPLYIGWDPQDEDIDQLKDKISSGLKQYREDYIEYYENCSPEDPFDMRDPNPTVILIPGLGMITWGKNKSESRVTAEFYTAAIGVMRGAESVGNYTAISKQEAYDIEYWALEIAKLKRMPPEDELSRQVIAVVGAGSGIGKDLSSRLIEEGGTVAALDLDQEAAQETADEILDEIGMGIGVAGSDISGSGDIIGLGCDITDRESVQEALKQVVIAYGGVDNVAVTAGLYPTPDKDGTVSDAAWDKSFAVNVKGNHIVADEVANIWEAQDLQGSMVITTSANAVVPKAGSMAYDTSKSAANHLIRELAIRLAPKVRVNGVAPATVVEGSSMFPRDRVIASLTKYRLDFDEDDSTEVLRDKLADFYAGRTLTERPIELSQQSEAIYSLLSSRFENTTGHIIPVDGGLTDAFLR; translated from the coding sequence ATGGCAAAAAGTACTGTTGAATCCTATTTTAGAAAAGTTGAAAGCAAGTGGAACGCGCAAGAGGTTAAGGGTAAAGATCCTTTGGCGCGCTTGGTGTATCGTTCGAATTTGCTCGGAAGTGATGCCTATATCAATAATACAGGTGGGGGAAATACCTCGAGTAAGGTAATGGAAGAAGATCCTATAACCGGTGAAGAGGTTGAAGTACTCTGGGTGAAAGGTTCGGGTGGTGATTTGCGTACTGCGACCAAACCTAATTTTGCTTCGTTGTATCAGCAACGCCTGTTGGACCTCCAGGAGGTGTATGCCAATTTTGAGAATACCGGCCTGAAGACCCCGGCCGAGGATAAGATGACTGAGATGTACCCACACTGTACATTCAATCTGAACCCTCGCGCTCCGTCCATTGATACCCCGCTGCACAGTTTTATTCCATATAAGTTTGTTGACCATACCCATCCGGTACCTATTATTGCCATTGCCACGGCTGATAACGGGGAAGAGCTGATGAAGGAGATCTATGGCGATCGTTTGGCCTGGGTTGACTGGATGCGACCCGGTTTTGAGCTTGGGCTTAAACTAGAGGAAACTATTGAAGAAAATCCGGGTATTGAGGGTATCATCCTTGGAGGTCATGGGCTGATAAATTGGTCTAATGATGATAAAGAATGCTATGAACTTAGCCTTGAGCTGATTAACCAAGCTGCAGATTACCTATCTGAACATGAGTTGGGAGAAGAGTCTTACGGTGGACAATATTATGAATCTCTGCCAAAAGAAGAACGGCGCGGAGTGCTTTCTGAAATTCTACCCCATATCCGAGGCCAGATAAGCAAAGAAAATAAATTTATTGGTACGATCCAGGATGATGATCTTACCATGCAGTTTATTAATTCAAAGGATGCACCTGAACTTGCAGAATTGGGGACCTCCTGCCCCGATCACTTCATTAGAACTAAAATAAAGCCCTTATATATTGGTTGGGATCCGCAGGATGAAGATATAGATCAATTGAAGGACAAGATTAGTAGCGGACTGAAACAATACAGAGAGGATTATATTGAATACTACGAAAATTGCAGTCCGGAAGATCCATTTGATATGAGGGATCCGAATCCCACTGTTATTCTTATTCCGGGTCTTGGAATGATTACTTGGGGTAAAAACAAGAGCGAATCACGCGTAACGGCCGAATTTTATACTGCTGCTATCGGGGTTATGCGTGGGGCTGAGTCGGTGGGCAATTATACCGCAATTTCCAAGCAGGAAGCCTATGATATTGAGTACTGGGCTCTTGAAATTGCAAAACTTAAACGTATGCCACCAGAAGATGAGCTCTCTCGACAGGTTATTGCCGTAGTCGGTGCAGGAAGCGGTATTGGCAAAGACCTTTCCTCTCGTTTAATTGAAGAGGGAGGAACTGTGGCCGCACTTGACCTTGATCAAGAAGCTGCCCAGGAAACAGCCGATGAAATACTGGATGAAATCGGTATGGGTATAGGAGTTGCCGGTTCAGATATCAGTGGATCAGGAGACATTATTGGTCTCGGATGCGATATTACGGATCGGGAATCGGTTCAAGAAGCACTGAAACAAGTGGTTATCGCTTATGGAGGTGTTGATAATGTTGCCGTAACAGCGGGACTTTATCCCACACCTGATAAAGACGGCACGGTAAGTGATGCCGCCTGGGATAAAAGTTTTGCTGTCAATGTAAAAGGAAATCACATCGTAGCAGATGAGGTTGCCAATATTTGGGAGGCTCAGGACCTGCAGGGAAGTATGGTGATTACCACCAGTGCCAATGCAGTAGTTCCCAAAGCCGGAAGCATGGCCTATGATACTAGTAAATCTGCGGCTAATCATCTGATCCGGGAACTTGCCATTCGACTGGCACCCAAAGTACGGGTTAACGGTGTTGCACCAGCTACCGTTGTGGAGGGAAGTAGTATGTTCCCAAGAGACCGCGTGATTGCTTCATTAACAAAGTACAGACTCGATTTCGATGAAGACGATAGTACTGAAGTATTACGTGATAAACTGGCAGATTTTTATGCCGGACGTACTCTTACGGAAAGACCTATTGAGCTATCGCAACAGAGTGAAGCCATTTACTCATTGCTTAGTTCCAGGTTTGAAAACACAACGGGTCATATAATCCCCGTTGATGGTGGACTAACAGACGCCTTTTTGCGCTAA
- a CDS encoding TIM barrel protein, with product MRITQQQISEHNKNARDAHESPFAFIGEELEKKGIDVDLLINQIAIFQVAIPSWALGAGGTRFGRFPIGGEPGNLEEKISDVGILHALNRSSGAISLHIPWDIPEDTAAIKELAREHDLVFDAVNSNTFQDQDDQEYSYKFGSLSHTDKAVRQQAIEHNIEVIQYGEALGSKALTVWLADGSNFPGQQNFRKALKRTSESLQEIYAELPSDWEMLIEYKPYEPNFYSMVIPDWGTSLLLANKLGDQAQTLVDLGHHLPNTNIEQIVATLFLEKKLGGFHFNDSKYGDDDLTTGSIKPFQLFLIFNELIDGTDDCDDLVESIAWMIDASHNVKDPLEDLLQSVEAIKKAYAKALLVDRKRLEEARESNDPTGAQSILQDAFQTDVRPLLREARMRDKAAADPIGLYRDLDIRKQLIEERGTETIATGL from the coding sequence GTGAGAATTACTCAACAACAAATTTCTGAGCATAATAAAAATGCCCGTGATGCACATGAATCCCCTTTTGCGTTTATAGGAGAGGAATTAGAAAAAAAAGGAATAGATGTAGACCTATTAATAAACCAAATAGCTATATTTCAGGTGGCTATACCCAGCTGGGCTTTGGGAGCCGGGGGGACACGGTTTGGTAGATTTCCTATTGGAGGTGAGCCGGGAAATCTCGAAGAAAAGATCAGTGATGTGGGCATCTTACATGCCTTAAATCGTTCCAGTGGCGCTATTTCTTTGCATATTCCTTGGGATATCCCGGAAGATACCGCAGCAATTAAGGAATTAGCTCGAGAACATGATTTAGTTTTTGATGCGGTCAATTCAAATACATTTCAGGATCAGGATGATCAGGAATACTCCTATAAATTCGGATCGCTTTCCCATACGGATAAAGCTGTACGCCAACAGGCGATTGAACACAATATAGAAGTGATCCAATACGGAGAAGCCCTGGGTTCTAAAGCGTTAACGGTGTGGCTGGCTGATGGCTCGAATTTTCCAGGCCAGCAGAACTTTAGAAAAGCACTGAAAAGAACTAGCGAATCGCTCCAGGAAATCTATGCTGAATTACCATCGGATTGGGAAATGCTCATTGAATATAAACCGTACGAACCTAATTTTTATTCAATGGTCATTCCTGACTGGGGGACATCACTCTTATTGGCAAATAAGCTGGGTGATCAGGCACAAACACTGGTAGATCTCGGCCATCATCTTCCCAATACAAATATTGAGCAGATTGTCGCGACTCTGTTTTTGGAAAAAAAACTGGGAGGATTCCATTTCAATGACTCGAAATATGGGGATGACGACCTTACAACCGGCTCTATTAAACCCTTCCAGTTGTTCCTGATTTTTAACGAGCTCATTGATGGAACAGATGATTGCGATGACCTTGTGGAAAGTATCGCCTGGATGATTGATGCAAGTCATAATGTGAAGGATCCCCTTGAGGACTTATTGCAGTCGGTAGAGGCTATTAAAAAAGCCTATGCAAAAGCGTTACTTGTAGATAGAAAGCGTTTGGAAGAAGCCCGTGAATCCAATGATCCCACCGGGGCACAATCGATACTGCAAGATGCTTTTCAGACTGATGTACGTCCGCTTCTCCGTGAAGCTCGTATGCGCGACAAAGCCGCAGCCGATCCCATCGGACTTTATCGGGACCTGGATATTCGAAAGCAGCTAATCGAAGAACGGGGAACCGAGACCATTGCAACCGGACTTTAA
- a CDS encoding FGGY-family carbohydrate kinase gives MTASNTIPVTAVFDIGKTNKKFFLFDEDFSVVRKQQTSLEQTTDEDGDPCEDLEVLSHWVKNKIAETLQDRTIQIRRLNFSTYGASLVHLNKNGEAVTPLYNYLKPYPEELFEQFCDTYGGKKKLSLQTASPPMGMLNSGFQLYWLKHTKPLVFQEIRHSLHLPQYLSYLVTGETSTELTSIGCHTALWDYESEEYHEWTEQEEIQPLLPSVSPVSNVWKSNYQDNEFKTGIGIHDSSAALAPYLIALDDPFMLVSTGTWSITFNPFNKESLTYQELERDALCYLNIYGDQVKAARFFLGNEYMHQRKKLHDYFNEGWQNDVSLNVELIRKRIEEDNSHQKLKLEKAYSSGPYPTDEPEEWEVETFDSYQEAYHQLMLDLVAIQAESIKLAQGSEDVKKILITGGFSQNDFYVSLLASFFPDKTVYTASLPNASALGAALVVNDIPSREIDKLNLKSKLGMKRHQPVEGLNLQGYSWVRLGQAK, from the coding sequence TTGACGGCATCTAATACTATACCGGTAACCGCTGTCTTTGATATCGGAAAGACGAATAAAAAGTTTTTTCTTTTTGATGAGGATTTTTCGGTCGTTCGGAAACAGCAAACTTCACTAGAGCAAACGACGGATGAAGACGGAGATCCTTGTGAAGATCTGGAAGTACTATCTCATTGGGTGAAAAATAAAATTGCAGAAACATTGCAGGATAGGACAATACAGATCCGCAGATTAAATTTTTCTACCTATGGAGCAAGCTTAGTTCATCTGAACAAAAATGGTGAGGCGGTAACTCCTCTCTATAATTACTTGAAACCTTATCCGGAGGAGCTGTTTGAGCAGTTTTGTGATACTTATGGTGGAAAGAAAAAATTGTCTCTGCAAACGGCTTCACCGCCCATGGGTATGCTCAATTCAGGTTTTCAGTTATATTGGTTAAAGCATACGAAACCTCTTGTTTTTCAGGAAATTCGACATAGCCTTCATTTACCGCAATATTTGAGTTATCTGGTTACAGGGGAAACAAGTACGGAGCTAACCAGTATCGGATGCCATACCGCCCTGTGGGATTATGAGTCGGAGGAGTACCATGAATGGACCGAGCAGGAAGAAATCCAGCCTTTGTTACCTTCCGTATCTCCTGTTTCTAATGTTTGGAAGTCAAATTACCAGGATAATGAATTTAAAACCGGGATTGGTATACATGACAGCTCGGCCGCGCTGGCTCCCTATCTTATTGCGCTTGATGATCCTTTTATGCTGGTTTCAACCGGGACTTGGAGTATTACATTTAATCCTTTTAATAAGGAGTCCCTGACGTACCAGGAATTAGAACGGGATGCCCTCTGCTATCTTAATATCTATGGTGACCAGGTAAAGGCTGCTCGATTTTTCCTCGGTAATGAGTATATGCATCAGAGAAAAAAACTGCATGATTACTTTAATGAGGGCTGGCAGAATGATGTTTCACTGAATGTGGAATTGATCCGGAAACGTATTGAGGAAGATAATTCCCATCAAAAGCTAAAGCTCGAGAAAGCATATAGCTCTGGTCCTTATCCCACTGATGAACCAGAAGAATGGGAGGTTGAAACATTTGATTCTTACCAAGAAGCTTATCATCAGTTAATGCTCGATTTGGTTGCTATTCAAGCTGAATCTATAAAGCTTGCCCAGGGATCGGAAGATGTAAAAAAAATCCTTATTACCGGCGGATTTAGTCAAAATGACTTTTATGTGAGCTTATTGGCATCCTTTTTTCCGGATAAAACCGTCTATACGGCCTCATTGCCTAACGCTTCGGCATTGGGAGCCGCTTTGGTAGTCAATGATATACCAAGCAGGGAAATCGATAAGCTAAATCTCAAATCTAAACTGGGAATGAAGCGTCATCAACCCGTGGAAGGGTTGAACCTTCAGGGTTATTCATGGGTAAGGCTCGGGCAGGCTAAGTGA
- a CDS encoding (Fe-S)-binding protein, with protein MQISLFITCFNDTLFPETGRAMVQLLERLGHTVTFPMEQTCCGQMHYNTGYQEETIPLVRKFVDVFEGAEAIVAPSASCVGMVKEFYPKVADRADDKVLAGKVDKMIPRVFELSQFLVEELGVEDVGAYYPHRVTYHPTCHSLRMLDVGDAPVRLLRNVRGLELIELPDSEQCCGFGGTFAVKNAETSTAMLGDKMCNIKSTGAEVCTAADNSCLMHIGGGLQRQSSGVETVHLAEILASTE; from the coding sequence ATGCAAATTTCCCTTTTCATAACGTGTTTTAACGATACGCTTTTCCCCGAGACGGGAAGGGCGATGGTGCAGCTGCTGGAGCGGTTGGGGCACACCGTAACTTTTCCGATGGAACAGACCTGTTGCGGTCAGATGCATTATAATACCGGCTACCAGGAAGAAACCATCCCGCTGGTACGCAAGTTTGTGGATGTGTTTGAAGGAGCTGAAGCTATTGTTGCTCCATCCGCTTCCTGCGTGGGAATGGTTAAGGAATTTTATCCCAAGGTGGCCGATCGAGCTGATGACAAAGTACTGGCCGGGAAGGTAGATAAAATGATTCCCCGTGTTTTTGAGCTTTCCCAGTTTTTAGTGGAAGAGCTGGGTGTGGAGGATGTGGGAGCGTATTACCCGCATCGGGTGACCTACCATCCGACCTGTCACTCTCTACGTATGCTGGATGTCGGAGACGCCCCTGTGCGATTATTGCGTAATGTTCGTGGACTTGAACTTATTGAGCTTCCTGATTCTGAGCAGTGCTGCGGATTTGGGGGAACTTTTGCTGTTAAAAATGCAGAGACCTCCACAGCTATGCTGGGCGACAAAATGTGTAATATCAAAAGTACAGGTGCGGAGGTCTGTACCGCCGCCGATAATTCCTGTCTCATGCATATTGGCGGAGGATTGCAACGGCAGAGTTCTGGAGTGGAAACAGTACACCTGGCAGAAATTTTAGCCTCTACGGAATAA
- a CDS encoding LutB/LldF family L-lactate oxidation iron-sulfur protein, giving the protein MSKKAEHTPTFEESAKAYLDNTQLRRNIGHATHTIRDKRENVVDEMPDWEALREAGDAIKTHTMRHLDEYLLQLEESVQEAGGQVHWARDAEEANQIITGLVKGKKVNEAVKVKSITTDEIGLNKALAEEGIQALETDLAELIVQLAGDEPSHILVPAIHKNRAEIRELFKEKLNKDELSDRPEDLAEAARLYLRKKFLNAKVGISGANFAVAETGTVAVVESEGNGRMCTTLPDTLITVMGIEKVIPRWRDFEVFMQLLPRSSTAERMNPYNSFWTGVTEGDGPQEFHVVLLDNGRTKVLADEMGRQTLNCIRCSACLNVCPVYERTGGHAYNSVYPGPIGAILTPQLKGLDDEGAASLPYASTLCGACYEVCPVKINIPDVLVHLRGKIVDEQKRNGGLKSKFEPEHIGMKLLSRAFANSKRYERAQKVARSGQKLFADEGVISKLPGYLSKWTNTRDLKAIPDQTFREWWRQRDE; this is encoded by the coding sequence ATGAGTAAAAAAGCGGAACATACGCCAACATTCGAGGAGTCGGCAAAGGCATACCTTGATAATACACAGCTTCGCAGAAATATAGGTCATGCTACCCATACCATTCGTGATAAGCGAGAGAATGTCGTTGATGAAATGCCCGACTGGGAAGCGCTCCGTGAAGCCGGAGATGCTATTAAAACACATACCATGCGTCACTTGGATGAGTACTTGCTTCAATTAGAAGAGTCGGTGCAAGAAGCTGGGGGGCAGGTGCATTGGGCCCGGGATGCAGAAGAGGCCAATCAAATTATTACCGGGCTGGTCAAAGGTAAGAAGGTAAACGAGGCCGTAAAGGTAAAGTCAATAACGACGGATGAGATTGGGCTTAACAAGGCACTGGCTGAGGAAGGAATACAGGCTTTAGAGACCGATCTTGCAGAACTTATCGTACAGCTGGCCGGAGACGAGCCATCTCATATTTTAGTGCCTGCCATCCATAAAAACCGGGCGGAGATACGCGAACTTTTTAAGGAGAAATTGAATAAGGATGAATTAAGCGATCGTCCGGAAGATTTGGCTGAGGCGGCGCGCCTTTATCTTCGGAAAAAGTTTTTAAATGCCAAGGTGGGGATCAGTGGAGCAAATTTTGCCGTGGCTGAAACCGGAACGGTAGCAGTAGTGGAATCGGAGGGGAACGGACGAATGTGTACAACACTGCCCGATACCTTGATTACCGTAATGGGAATTGAAAAAGTGATTCCACGCTGGCGCGATTTTGAAGTGTTCATGCAGCTTTTGCCGCGTTCTTCTACTGCCGAGCGAATGAACCCTTACAATTCTTTTTGGACAGGGGTTACCGAAGGGGATGGCCCGCAGGAATTCCACGTTGTGCTGTTGGATAACGGGCGGACCAAAGTATTGGCCGACGAGATGGGTCGCCAGACGCTTAATTGTATCAGGTGCAGTGCCTGCCTGAATGTTTGTCCGGTATACGAACGCACCGGGGGACATGCTTACAATTCGGTATATCCGGGTCCCATCGGGGCAATTCTTACGCCTCAGCTTAAGGGATTGGATGATGAAGGGGCTGCTTCGCTTCCGTATGCATCCACTCTTTGCGGAGCATGCTATGAGGTTTGTCCCGTCAAAATTAATATTCCGGATGTACTAGTTCATCTTCGAGGGAAAATTGTTGATGAGCAGAAGCGTAACGGGGGATTAAAATCAAAATTTGAGCCCGAGCATATCGGAATGAAATTGTTGAGTCGTGCTTTTGCCAATAGCAAACGGTATGAGCGGGCCCAGAAAGTAGCCCGAAGCGGACAAAAACTTTTTGCCGATGAAGGAGTTATTTCAAAATTGCCGGGCTATTTATCCAAATGGACCAATACACGGGATTTGAAGGCTATTCCCGATCAAACATTCAGAGAATGGTGGAGGCAACGCGATGAGTGA
- a CDS encoding LutC/YkgG family protein, whose protein sequence is MSEAKKEILSRIEGALKDVPETDQKSNIRSGQDYRQQGDRSSEEIVDLFVERVAEYKATVKRINESELQQVMDASFVAQKVENLVVPPGFPDDWLPNTIHPQYDDPESPLSHDELDQSDGVVTTCALAVAQTGTIILDAGAGQGRRALTLLPDYHLCIVRADQIVELVPEGFAYFEESIKNDGPPITFISGPSATSDIELSRVEGVHGPRRLEVLVLDNK, encoded by the coding sequence ATGAGTGAAGCAAAAAAAGAGATATTAAGCAGGATTGAGGGCGCATTAAAGGATGTGCCGGAAACGGATCAGAAATCCAATATTCGTTCCGGGCAAGATTACCGGCAACAGGGAGATCGTTCCTCAGAAGAAATTGTGGATCTGTTTGTGGAGCGAGTGGCCGAATACAAGGCAACTGTTAAGCGTATTAATGAGAGTGAATTGCAGCAAGTAATGGATGCCTCATTTGTAGCCCAGAAAGTCGAGAACTTGGTGGTACCGCCGGGCTTCCCTGACGACTGGCTCCCCAATACCATTCATCCGCAGTATGACGATCCGGAATCTCCTTTATCCCATGATGAACTGGACCAGTCGGATGGTGTTGTTACGACATGTGCACTGGCAGTGGCACAGACGGGGACGATCATTTTGGATGCGGGTGCAGGACAAGGACGCAGGGCCTTAACGCTTTTACCGGATTACCACCTTTGTATCGTTCGGGCTGATCAAATTGTGGAATTGGTGCCGGAAGGCTTTGCCTATTTTGAAGAGTCCATTAAAAATGATGGACCGCCTATAACGTTTATTTCCGGCCCCTCTGCTACTTCTGATATTGAACTCAGTCGCGTAGAAGGCGTGCACGGGCCCCGTCGTCTGGAAGTGTTGGTGCTGGATAATAAGTAA
- a CDS encoding SDR family oxidoreductase — protein MDLKLTDKVIIVTGGGGMSGSIGEVTVRHLAEEGAIPVIIDKHSRGRELENDLKDKGKEAFFIQADLTQEEDCQKAVDKTIEQYGRIEGLVNNLGINDGVGLDSSYEEFMNSLKLNLVHFFAVTKRALPHLKKSGGPIINIASKVALTGQGGTSGYAAAKGGVLALTREWALDLREYEIRVNAIVIAESFTPGYRKWLDTFDDPEQKKASITSKIPFKQRMTTPNEVADTILFLLSERSSHTTGQFIHVDGGYVHLDRAIS, from the coding sequence ATGGATTTGAAGCTAACTGACAAAGTTATCATTGTTACCGGCGGGGGAGGAATGTCCGGCAGCATCGGCGAAGTTACCGTCCGCCATCTCGCTGAGGAAGGGGCCATTCCGGTCATTATTGACAAACATTCCCGAGGCAGGGAATTAGAAAATGACCTCAAAGATAAGGGCAAGGAAGCTTTCTTTATACAGGCGGACTTAACCCAAGAAGAGGATTGTCAAAAAGCCGTTGATAAGACAATCGAACAGTATGGAAGAATTGAAGGGTTAGTGAATAACCTGGGTATAAATGATGGAGTGGGACTAGATAGTTCCTATGAAGAATTTATGAACTCCCTGAAGCTCAATTTAGTTCACTTTTTTGCCGTCACCAAGCGGGCTCTTCCTCATCTCAAAAAATCGGGAGGTCCTATTATTAACATTGCATCCAAAGTGGCTCTGACAGGCCAGGGTGGCACTTCCGGCTATGCAGCAGCCAAAGGTGGGGTATTGGCATTAACCCGCGAATGGGCTCTCGATCTAAGGGAATATGAGATTAGGGTAAACGCCATTGTTATTGCCGAATCATTCACTCCGGGTTATCGGAAATGGCTCGATACATTTGATGATCCGGAACAAAAAAAAGCATCCATTACATCGAAAATTCCGTTTAAACAGCGAATGACTACCCCGAATGAAGTTGCGGATACAATCCTCTTCCTGCTCTCCGAACGCTCATCCCATACTACAGGTCAATTCATCCATGTAGATGGCGGTTATGTCCATCTGGACCGGGCTATAAGTTAA
- a CDS encoding fumarylacetoacetate hydrolase family protein, which translates to MKLTTLKDGQSVVITDDKAIALNKLGFNGSLMELIQAEDDSLDQLNEQLQEYSGSGQVVDKTQFAAPISRPPKIVAIGLNYLDHASESKMEVPDTPLVFTKFTSSIVGPTDEIQIPVNLTQEVDYEVELGIVIGKKAKNISPEEALSHVFGYTVINDISARDLQFSDEQWVRGKSLDTFCPMGPVILTADDVADPQSLEISCSVNGDTLQQANTRDMIFGVADLVSQLSHSFTLEAGDVIASGTPQGVGFSRKPPVYLTPGDTVRTRISSIGELNNPIVKA; encoded by the coding sequence GTGAAATTAACTACACTAAAAGACGGACAGTCAGTTGTCATTACTGACGATAAAGCTATAGCATTAAATAAATTAGGTTTTAACGGCTCGTTAATGGAACTCATCCAAGCTGAGGATGATTCTTTAGATCAATTAAATGAACAATTACAAGAATACTCGGGCAGCGGGCAAGTGGTAGATAAAACCCAGTTTGCCGCACCCATCTCACGTCCCCCAAAAATTGTTGCTATCGGATTGAATTACCTGGACCATGCATCCGAATCTAAGATGGAAGTACCGGATACTCCGCTTGTCTTTACAAAATTTACCAGCTCGATTGTTGGGCCCACGGATGAGATCCAAATTCCGGTTAATCTCACACAGGAAGTAGACTATGAAGTAGAGCTTGGGATTGTTATTGGCAAGAAAGCCAAAAATATTTCCCCGGAAGAGGCCCTTTCCCACGTTTTCGGATACACGGTTATCAATGATATATCCGCCCGTGACCTGCAGTTTAGTGATGAACAATGGGTTCGTGGTAAATCACTGGATACGTTTTGCCCTATGGGTCCGGTTATTCTTACGGCCGATGATGTTGCTGATCCCCAAAGCCTAGAAATTAGTTGTAGTGTAAATGGCGATACCTTACAGCAGGCAAATACCCGGGATATGATTTTTGGTGTAGCGGATCTGGTATCCCAACTTTCGCATTCCTTTACCCTGGAAGCCGGGGATGTTATTGCTTCGGGAACACCTCAGGGAGTGGGATTCAGCCGAAAACCTCCTGTTTATTTAACACCTGGAGATACTGTCCGCACCCGGATTAGCAGCATTGGAGAATTAAATAATCCAATTGTAAAAGCCTAA